Below is a window of bacterium DNA.
CCCTTGAGCCGCACGCAGGAGCAACAGGTATCGAAGCTGCAACGCCATTGGGCTCTGGGCAGGGCCACCCCAGCGTCACGGTATTCATCTCTTCGGAATTTCGTCAGAACCTGAAATCGTAACCGCACCATATTTATTTTGATATGTCCACATCTACAAATCGAGACTTTCACCATTTACTTTTCTACCCTCATATCGCTTAAAAGGCCTCGACAAGCTTAATGGTTTCCGGAGGCTTGACGAGAGCTGGCCTTTAGCTTTTACGGCTACTGGTTGGCATAGGTGTTGCACAACCGGTTTCGGTACACAAAGTACAGTTCCTGGAAAAAAGGAGAAATTTGATGACTTCTCATCAAGAAGGGACGGCAAGACCGCTGTCTGAAGATCGATTGCGCCGGACGCCATCGTATCCTAAGAAAGAGGCAGTTACATCCGTACAAACGAATGCACCGAGACACCAGTTTGCTCTAGTGCAGCAGCTGAAACTCGCATTTCGCGGAGGAGCAGTTGAGTTAATTCCATCCGAACAGTGGAAGACTCTGCGCTGCAACCTCTGCGGGGCCGAAACTCACTTCTATACCAATGACCGCAGAAAGAATACGCCGCTTCCTTCTTGCCTCGACTGTTCGATGCGCAAACCGCAACCGCAAATGGGCTCTAAGGCTTTAATTGGAGACATTCTGCGAAACAACGGCGTGATCGGCATGGATCAAATCCGCTTGATTTTAGAGCGGCAGAAAACCGAGAGCGCATATGGAAAAGTCCGAAGAAAATTTGCAGATTATGCAGTCGAGATGGGACTTTGCACAGTGGAACAGGCAGCTGCCGCATTGACTGAAATCTACCAGTTTGAATACGTCGACCTTCAGGGATACCCTGTAGCAAACGAGCATATCCAACTGCTGGCCAGGGATTTGTGCCATAAACACAAAGTAATTTGCATCGGAAAAAAGAACCAGATTTTCCAAATTGCCATGGTAGATCCAACCGATGAGCAGGCGCTCGTCGCAATCGCACAGATGCTCGAACGGCAATTCATTACACTTACCCCTTTTCTTGCAGACAAAAAAGCCATCGATGACAAGCTCGGCTCGTACGATGAAAAAGGAGTAGAACTTTTGGACGCGCCAACGACAGACAAAGTTCTTGCACTCCGGGGACAACGTCAATCGGTCCTTTCTGCGCGCAACAGGAGCACGACAGCGCTTCAGGGCAAGATCATTGATCAGGATTCCACATTGCCTGATGAGGATATCGAGGAGATTGCAGATATCAGTGAAGAAATTGAGGCACTGCAGACCGTCCTTCCCGAAGATGTGATCCTTGCGGAATACAAGAAGATCCTTGCCGAAGGATTCCGTAGAGGTGCGAGTGATATCCACTTGGAATTCCTGGATCAAAACCGCTTCATGGTAAGGTACCGCATCGATGGAATTTTATATCCACCCAGGCGCATGCCGAAGGACTACGGCAGAATCCTCAACATTGTGAAAGTCGACGGCAACATTGATACAGGCGATAGAGAAGACCAGGTCTACGAAGGATCATTCGCAAAGGGATTCCGGAAAAAGCGATACAGATTGCGCGTGGAATTTCTGCCTACGTTCATCGGAGGAAAGTGCATGCCGAAATGCATTCTTCGGATTTTCGATCCGGACTCTCAAGCTAAAAACCTGGACGAGTTAGGTTTTGATGCGCGCACAAGAGAACTTCTGCAGAAGGCAGCTGCATTTCCCAATGGAATGGTTCTCGTTGCAGGCTCGACCGGAATGGGCAAGTCCACAACGCTTTCGGCGATCATGAGAGAAAAGGCTGAGGACTTCAGGCTCATGATCTACTCGTTGGAAAATCCAATTGAGTACACGGTGCAGGGTGTGAATCAGATCCAGATTGAAACAAGCGCCAAGATGAAGCACCGGAGCTACCACTCGATTCTGCCAGCGATCCAGAGGTCGGATCCAAATGTGGTTCTGGTTGGAGAAATTCGCGACCGAATCACGGCCGCGGCAAGCTATCGTTTAGCGATCGGTGGGAACCTGGTGTTTGGAACGATCCACGCTTCAGATAGTCCAGGAGTCGTTACACGTCTACGCAATTTCCAAATTGAACGATTCCTGATCGGCGATTCCACGCGGCTGATCATTTCACAGCGTCTGGTCCGTAAGCTGTGCAGAGAGTGCAGGACGCGGGTTGTTATATCTGCAAAAGTTATCCGCGATGCGGGCTTCTATTTTCGACCGAACCGCGATGTTGAAGTTTGGGAAGCATCGCGCGAAGGCTGCGATCATTGTACACAAGGATATAAAGGCCGAACCGTGATTGCGGAGGCGATGCCCATTACTCCCCTTCTGCGCGCAATGATTATCGAAGGCAAAGACGAAGGCAAAATACGCCATACTGCAATAAAAGAAGGAATGATCACACTTCGCCAGTCAGGATTGGCTCACGTGCTGGATGGTGTAACATCCATCAGCGAAGTTCATCGCGTAACCGGAGATTTTCCGGATCCAACGATTGAAGTGATGACTTCATCAGAACAGCGGCCAA
It encodes the following:
- the tadA gene encoding Flp pilus assembly complex ATPase component TadA, with the protein product MTSHQEGTARPLSEDRLRRTPSYPKKEAVTSVQTNAPRHQFALVQQLKLAFRGGAVELIPSEQWKTLRCNLCGAETHFYTNDRRKNTPLPSCLDCSMRKPQPQMGSKALIGDILRNNGVIGMDQIRLILERQKTESAYGKVRRKFADYAVEMGLCTVEQAAAALTEIYQFEYVDLQGYPVANEHIQLLARDLCHKHKVICIGKKNQIFQIAMVDPTDEQALVAIAQMLERQFITLTPFLADKKAIDDKLGSYDEKGVELLDAPTTDKVLALRGQRQSVLSARNRSTTALQGKIIDQDSTLPDEDIEEIADISEEIEALQTVLPEDVILAEYKKILAEGFRRGASDIHLEFLDQNRFMVRYRIDGILYPPRRMPKDYGRILNIVKVDGNIDTGDREDQVYEGSFAKGFRKKRYRLRVEFLPTFIGGKCMPKCILRIFDPDSQAKNLDELGFDARTRELLQKAAAFPNGMVLVAGSTGMGKSTTLSAIMREKAEDFRLMIYSLENPIEYTVQGVNQIQIETSAKMKHRSYHSILPAIQRSDPNVVLVGEIRDRITAAASYRLAIGGNLVFGTIHASDSPGVVTRLRNFQIERFLIGDSTRLIISQRLVRKLCRECRTRVVISAKVIRDAGFYFRPNRDVEVWEASREGCDHCTQGYKGRTVIAEAMPITPLLRAMIIEGKDEGKIRHTAIKEGMITLRQSGLAHVLDGVTSISEVHRVTGDFPDPTIEVMTSSEQRPNCDGEDILQNVRQLPLPGMQ